The segment ACGGCAATCCGACGGTCTTGCGGCAGGCTGGCGCGTGTCAGCGAAGCAAGCTCGTCCAAGTCAGCCTCGAAAAAATCTGCGACCGGCTGGCCAAGCACAAGCTCGGGCCGTCGCCAGTCGATTCCACGCGAGGCAGCGAGAAGCCGCGCGCCGCCATGCGTCATGCCGGTGATGCGGCCCCCGCCATCGACCGAAATCGCCGCTTCCGGATCAACATCGAGAAATTCAGGCGCCCCAGCAAAGCGCAGCACCAGGTCGTGTCGACTGTTCGCCATGAGATTGGCGAGCTCGATGCGCCGCACGGTCGAGGAGACAAGATGACGTGCTATATTCTGGCTCGTCTTTAAGATGGGTGAACTCAGCAGCGAAATATCGAGGACCGCTGCCAACGCGCCTTGCGTGTCATAGATCGGTGCAGCGGTGCAGGAGAGTGGTGTATGGGTGATGTCAAAATGGTCGGTCTGATGGATCGTCAGAGCCTCGCCGGTGGCCAGGCAGGCGCCAACAGCGCACGTGCCAGCGCGGGGCTCGGACCATTCCGAGCCGAGATAGAGCCCGGCCTTTCGCAAGTTGTTGTTGAAGGAGGGATCACCGAGAAATTCGACGGTTACGCCCTGCCGGTCGGAGAGGAGAAGAACATAATTCTGCTCGGCAACCTGCCGGTAGAGCCGCTCCAGCCCAGAGCGTGCGATGTGTACGAGGTCCTCCGCCTGCTGACGATGTTCGCGCAGGCGTGTTTGCGAGACGATAACCGCCTCACGCGCTTGCGCCGGGTCGAGCTGGTAGGTCTCCAGGCAACGCCGCCAGGATTCCACGACAATGGCGTCGCGGCCGGTATTGCTTCCCTGCCCGACGCGCTCGATTTCCTTGACGTGATCGGCAAAACCCATGAAATCACCGGCTCTTGAAAAGCCGCCTCCCGTGATCTTTAAAGAGATCATAGCCCCAATTGCCAGAAGCGCCTAATGCTTCGAGACATCTTGTCGGTCACGCGTAGCGATTGTCGGGCAGGTCGCTTCCTCGGAAAACAAATGGCTAACAATGGCAGGCTGGCAACTATCTTTAAGCTGGGCCTAGCTGGCTCCATGTGGAGCCGTTTTTGAAGGCCTGTGCAACAGCGCTGAAGATTGAGGCGGCTAGAAAAGGCAGTAAATACTTGATTTTAAATGAGAAATTTTTGCAGGATGGGGCATGACCGGCGCCGATCTTGCCCCATCCAGGCTGCATTTTTATTCAGTAAATTAAGGTCTTACGGGGCTGATCATAGGGGTCGACCCGCGACACTCATTCATAGTCGGCGTTGACCCAAAAACCTGCGGAGCGGTCGCGCACTCAATCAGCGCCATCTGAATGAGGTAGGCAAGAAACGTCTTGTCTGCGTTTGTCGCAAGCAATGCAGCCTTCAGATGGTCTACAACCATACGGTTATTACTCATAGTTGTTCCTACGTGTTTCTATAACGCGACGCTAGTCTGCTATCGTGAGTCCAGCGTGAATCGTCCGTGAGTTTGAAGCGCTTGGATAACTAACTGGCGATGGCGTCAATCAACCGAATCCGTCGCATGGTTGTGACCGGATAATCGCTGTCGAGAAAGCGTGCAGGCAGGAAGTCAGGCTCGAATTGTTGCAACCGGGAGACGGCTCGATCCATTTGCTCGATCATGCCCGCCTGCTTGTAAAGTGCAATCAAATACCTGAGGGGCGCTCGAAATGCGGGACGCAGAATAAGCGCTGCTTCTGCGTGACCTATGGCCGTTGCATATTCGCCCAACGCGGCGGCGGACATACAGCAAAAGAATTCGACAAAGGCCCTGTGCTCGCCTCCGCCTGTTAATGCAAGTGCGCTTAAAGCCGATCCTTGACTATCTCTAAGCTTGTCGAGAACCAGTTCCGTATTGGATAAAATCGCCAGGTTGACTGCGTTCAGCGGGTCAAGGCTGACAGCGCGTTCAGCAAGCCGCAGTGAACCACGGCTTGAACCGCCCCCAAGATATTCGAGATGGGCCCCGATGCCCAGGATGCTGGCGCTACCAGCGTTCTCGCGCAGCGCTTCCTGTACCAGTTCCGTCGATGTGATCTTATCGTCCAGGAATGCGCTGCTGCGATGCTGGAACTGTGCCATGTTGCGCAGGAATGCCCGCCATGCCAGATATTGCGGGCGCGGATCGCGATCATAGGCATAGCGCAGATTGACGTCTGCATCTCTTAAACTTTGCCGATCAAATCGGAAGATCAAGGCCCGCGCATGATTGGCGAGCATGGCTCCCGAATGTGAGATTCCAAGCTGATCCTTCCGCTCGCGCAACGTCGAAAGAATGGCTTGGACAAGAATCCCGGATTCGTGATGCAGCAACTCTGTGTGTGATGCCGATATTTGAGTGGTTCGCGACCAATAGAGCTGTCCAGTCCCTGCATGGCTGAGGGCAATAGCCACATGGCTGTCTCGACCTAAAGTTACGGTCCGCACTGCGACAGTGAGGCCCTTGACAGGCAAGGGAGGGAGCGTGCCGCCGATGGCAGCGTGACGGGGAAAGATTTCAAAATCGTCTAAATCGCGGAGCGACGTCGTTGTCAGTGTCATCAGCCGGCTTGACGTCAATTCACTCGAAGGCTGGTTGTCCGATAGGAATTGGAAAAAAATTGCGGGTTTGGGGGCGGTATGACTGCGTAGGGCATGGGGCGGACTGATCCGTGCCTTGTCCGCAAGAGAGGCTCGTAAGTTCCGGATCCAGTCTTCAAACTCAGGGTCACGAATGTCGAGGTCGGCAAATGCGTCCTGCTCATTATTCCAGTCATTAGAGGCGGGCATGAGCCGGTATTTTATCGAAAAGCGGGTTGGATCAAGTGCTACCTTTTCCCGATCCGCTTTCAATATCGTTTGATAGGGGCCAAACGCCCGTCGTATGTCGACGAGCGTTTGGCGAAGGCTGTCCGACCCCCTCTTGGAATCTCGATCGCTCCACAGCTTATCCTGCAACCAAGTCCGGTTGCGGGAGTAGCCTTGTGACATGGCAAGTAACGCCACTATCCCGCGCGCCTTCGATCCTCTCGGGCTGCGGTCGCACCCATGAGAGTCGACAATCAGAAAGCGGCCAAAGATGTTTAATGACAACATGTGCAGCCCCCTGGAGACGGAATATATTTAAAGTATCATATCATATCATATCAGCGAAGGAAAAGCTTGCCGGTTGGATCGAGTTCAAGTTTTTCAGCGCCAGGAGCAGTAATGTCAACAGGCGTCACGGTGATTGTGTTGCCGGGTTTGAAGGGGTAGGGCGGGACATCCGAGGTGGAGGCGGCATGATCAGGAAAATCGGTCTTCACCCAATTGCGGAAGGCAGAAATTCCTTTTGAAACCTGCAAAACATAATCAAGCGACTGCGTGTCCGGCACGGGTGAATTGGACCCAATGTTTCTGAAATAGGCGGCGACGGCGGAGTCGTTGTATGGATCAGTGGGAACATCTGGTAACAGTTCCGCCGCTTGCGCCGCTTCAGGGCTGTCAGGCAAGACTGCTGTCCCCCAGTCAAGCGCGCGCTGATGACATGTAATGCAGGCGGACATTGGGTTGTCGACTGGGCCATTGGCGCGCCCGAAAAGGCCGAGATTCTGTCTCGGGAGGGGATAAAACATCGTGGCGACGGCAGGATTGACCCAGCTTTCGGTCGGCGACATGGCTTGTTCCAGATATGCTTTTGCATTCAACGCGGGGTCGCTTCCCCAGATCAGGCCAACCGGAACCAGGCGCTGATACGGCGTATCACCGGGCTGCATGGCATTATAGACGAATGTCCCGAAGAACCAGCCGTTGGGCGAACGTTTGTCCTTGATCGACAGATCAAATTGCAGAAGCCGCATCGTCATGGTGCTGCCGTCCTTTTCTCCGGCAACGTCCCACTCCTTTGACCCTGCAAGATAAGGAACGCTGGAAGGCTTTGCTGACGTGAACAGCATTTTGGCCGCCACGGCACCGTCCGCGAATGCAAAGTCAAGGGTTTTGGGAAAGGCCGGATCGGCCCAGATCTGGCCAAAACCGTAGCAGGCCACATCGTTGTAGATCCCGACAGCGAAAGTACGCTCCCAATCTGTTTGGAGCGCGTGAAGCTCCTTCGGACGAGACCACCGTTCGGTGGTCATACCGTGCAGTGGCTCCCTCAGCATGAAGAACCATGGCGCATCGCACCATTCCTCGACCTTATTATCCTGGATGCGCCAATCAATCTCGGGGCGAGCGTTCACCTTGGTGACGTAATTCAAGACGGCCTGCATATAGTCAGCGGGATTCTTGAAGGGATCGATCGTCAGCCATGGCAGCTTGCTGGTATCGGGCAAGGTCTTTGGAAAATCATAATGAACCTGGAACTTGCGGTCTGTTTCGTGACCTTTCAGGGGCAGGCTACTGGAGCAGTCGAACTTGGCATTGGCCGCCGCTGCAAAGCTGTTGTCAATTGGGGCGGGACAGTCGGCAAAAGCAGATGAAATAGGCAAAAGAAAAAGGGCTAAACAGAAAAGAACAGTTTTCATTGTGGCTCCCCAGCTCGGTGATGTCAGACCGATGTAAAGCCAAGAGTCTTGGATTGTAAATATGCAACCTGACACGTGTTTTACGTGTATTTTGTAACTTGTCCAGGTGTATTAACGGATGGGGTTCGATCGAAGATTGTTACCTGCCTTTCGCCGAACTTATAGAGCAGCATCACGAAAATTTCTTTGTCGTCCCCAATGAGGACTTTGAGGTCTATGGACGGTGATGCCCAGTTAATCCTGGCGCTTGAACCAGGCATCGTCTGGCAGGATCAGGCGGCAATCCAGCAGCGCCCTTTCAATTTAGGACCGCCTTGGCACGAGCAGATATCGCCGGAATGATGCTGGATTGAGTGCAGATTTGCATCTGCAATATAATTTACAAAGCGCAAAAATAAAAAAATAGATCTTTTGGTATTTATTTTATAATATTTATTATTCCTAAATAATAAATATTATAATGTTCCGCTATCAATAGGAGACGGCGCTATGGGATTGTTGTCAATTGTATTCGGAAGCGACATCAAAGCTATTTTCGATGCCATAAATCGCTCTCAAGGCGTCATTGAATTCGACATCCAAGGGAATATTCTTGATGCGAATGACAATTTCTGCAAGACGCTCGGATATGCAAAATCAGATATCATTGGCAAACACCATCGGATCTTTCTCGATCCTGAAGAGGTGAAGACTAAAGCCTATGCCGATTTCTGGGCAAAACTTGTTTCCGGCCAGTTCGACCAGCGCCAATATAAGCGGTTCACCAAGTCGGGCGACCCCATCTGGATCGAAGCCTCTTACAATCCGGTTTTTCGCGGGGGTAAGCCTTACAAAATTGTAAAAATTGCCACGGACATTACGGCGTCCACAAACAAAGCTATGGATGGCGACGGCAAGATGGAAGCGTTGTTGCGTTCTCAGGCCGTTATCGAGTTCACACCGACTGGCCAGATTTTGACTGCCAACGAGAATTTCTGCAAGGCGATGAACTACGACCTCAGCGAGATCATTGGCAAAAATCATTCGATGTTTTGTGAACAAGCTTACATCGCGTCCCCCGATTACAAAGAGTTCTGGCGTAAGCTTGGAGCAGATGAGTTCCAGAGCGACGAGTTTTTGCGGATCGGGAAAGGTGGCAAGAAAGTCTATATTCAGGCCACTTATAACCCCATCACAGATGAAAAGGGAAAGGTCGTCAAGGTTGTGAAATTCGCGATCGATGTCACCGGCCGCGTCAACGCCATTGCTGCGATTGGTGCCGGTCTTGAGCGCTTGTCCGACTGCAATATCCGCATGACGATCGATGAGCCGTTCATTCCAACCTTCGAGCACTTACGTAAAGACTTCAACATGTCCATTGGCAAATTCCAGGAAACCCTGGCGCAGGTGCTGGCGGAAACGGCGGCGGTTTCCGCCAATAGTCATGATATGCTCAAGGGATCGACCAGCCTGGCAAAACGCTCGGAGCAACAGGCTGCCGCACTGGAGCAGACTTCTGCGGCATTGGAAGAAATAACCGCGACGGTGAGAGAATCCAGTGCGCGTTCCAAAGATACTCGAAACTTGGTGCGCGATGCTCGTCAGGCCGCAACCGAGTCCGTAAAGGTCGTTAACTTCACCGTCGCCGCCATGAGCCGCATCGAGGGCGCTTCGAAGGAAATCAGTAATATCATCACTGTTATCGATGAAATTGCCTTTCAGACCAACCTTTTAGCCCTGAATGCAGGCGTCGAAGCAGCCCGCGCTGGTGAAAGTGGCAAGGGCTTTGCGGTCGTGGCCCAGGAGGTCCGTGAGTTGGCTCAACGCTCCGCCAAGGCCGCCAAGGAAATTTCGGAATTGATCGCTAAATCGACCAATGAAGTGAAGGACGGTGTACGTCTGGTCGGGGAAACCGGCAGTGCGCTGAACCGGATCGAGTCCTTCGTGCAATCTATCGATGTTAATATTGAAGCCATTTCCACGGCAGCGTCGGAGCAATCCACTAGCCTCACGGAAATCAGCACTGCGGTCAACGCCTTAGACCAGATGACACAACAGAACGCGGGAATGGTCAGCGGCATGAATGCCATCAGCGAAGCGCTTTCCAGTGGCGCGGCTAAACTGAGCGAACTGGCCAACCGCTTCCAGCTCAACAGGCGCAGTGCCATCCGCGAGCCGGGAAGTTCCGCTGCAATGCGCGACAACGACAGGCCGGAAAGCAATCGCTCGGCGGCCTGACCGACAGACTATTTATGACCTGTATTAACGCTCAGTCATCGGCGTCAGAATGGTCCAAGTATCAACGCTCGTGGATCAAAAATTGAACACGCCGGACGCCTGAAAAGCACTTGTATCTGCCGTTCGCGCAATGAACTCCGCCACGTCTGACTCTCGGAGTGGCGGAGAACAGATATAACCTTGAACGAGGATTCCGCCGAGTTTCTGTAGAGCCGCCAATTCGTCGTGTGTTTCTATACCTTCAACAACACACTCCAATCCCATATCTTGGCTGAGAGCGAGTACGGACTTAACAATTTTATAACTTGCAGGTGTCTTGTCCAGACCTACGACAAAGCTGCGATCAATCTTGATCTTGGTGAGTGGAAGAGAGTGCAGTCGTGTGAGGCTCGAGTAACCAATGCCAAAATCGTCAAGAGAAATTCCGCAGCCACGTGACCGCAGCATTTCAATGGACCGCTTAACCTGTGTGAAGTCATGTGTGAATGCTGTTTCGGTAATTTCAAAATCAATACGACCTGCGTCAAATTTCCCATTCTCGATGATATCAATCAAGAGCGTCGCACTTTCGCTCGAGTTAAGATCGTAAGCAGAAAGATTGAAAGATAGCCGGAGGTCCCTATCCCATTGGCTTGCGGCATCAAGTGCCTTTCTAAGAAGTGGTCTCGTTAAAAGACCGACGATCCCGGCTCGCTCCGCAATAGGAAAAAATTCGGCGGGCGATACACAGCCTAATGTTGGGCTTTCCCACCGGGCCAGCGCCTCGAAGCCAACGGGCTTTCCCTGTGTGATATCAATGATGGGCTGATAGACGACGGACATTTCATGCGATATGTCAGCTTGCTTGAGTGTTTGTTCGATGCTGGCGTTAATATTGATTTGTCTTTCATGGCACGCGTTAAACAATACCGCACTCCCCCGTCGAGTATTCTTTGCGTGATAGAGGGCGTAGTCAGCCTGATCAAGCAATCTATCTGGCGTCAATGTGAGATCCGGATAGATTGCAATGCCCATTGATGCAGAAATCTGAACGGTGGCCTCCGCCATATGGAAAGGGTGATGAAGCCGCTCAATCAGTGCATTCGCGGCGCTTAAGAACTGTTCATCGTCTAGAGAATTCGTCGCAATCACCGCAAATTCATCACCGCCCAGCCGGAAGATTTTGTGGCCCTCAGGAAGATCCAACAGACGTTTTCCCACTTCAACCAAAAGCCGATCACCTGTCGAATGGCCGTAAAGGTCGTTAATCGGTTTGAACCCGTCGAGGTCGATAAGGCCAAGGGCGACCCTGGAACCAACGGTGCTCGCTTTCGTCAGTTCGAATTCAAGATACGAAAAAAACGCTCGTCGGTTTGGTAGCTCGGTTAGGCTATCGACGTGGGCCAGTCGTAAATTTTCGTTGCTCAACGCTTCTGCCCTATGTTGTGATAGGACCATCTGCTCGAAATTGCGATAATTCGTGAGCAAAACCGATATAATTCCTGCGCAAACCAATATGATATTGACCGCAACGGCTATACAAATAAGTTTTTCAAGTGAAATGAAAAATATTATAAATGATATGCTGACGATTATAGTAACAATTACTGCCGCAGATCGCAGGTACATCAAGCAGAATATGCAAGACATTACGGTAATTGCCATGTAGAATGAGACGTAAGATCGCTCGTATTCATCTCCATAAGGTAACAACATGTAACACCAAACCGCAAATGTGATTGCAATGACAATGGCAAGACGATTTGCGCAGGTCATTGCGGCGTGGGCCATTTCAGCTGTCGGCTCAACACTGCGGTTTCGCAACCAGAATACCATTCGTAGGCCGCCTAGACACGTAAACAGAAGTGGCATGCCGACGGTAAGATACAAGGGCGAGGACTGAAAATGCGTGATGGCCAACGCCCAGCTGCTGGACAGCAAGATGAAATACATCATCGGCATTTGGCTGGAGAAAGCGCGATATTGGGCTTTTAGCAAATCGGGATTATCAGATCGGACAGTCAGCAATTCACGAACGAGTTTAGAGAATTTGAAAACCGGCATCGTTTAATCCAGGATTATGGTTCAGCCAGCCGTTATAATTACATATTGCTTATATAATCATAACGAAGTTCAATCACAAAAAAGAATCTTCTGCGGCGCTGATAAATTGGTCAGCCATGAAATCTGTAATCTGTCCATGTGAGATCAACAAGTGCGGAGTCGGCTGTGTTACAGCGATCAGATTCCAGTCGAGATAGCCCAACCCTTTGGATTTTCCATGCACCGCAGGTGAACTCTTGATGGCCACGCGCAGTCATCCGGTTGAGTGCGCGGACGCCGACATTTGCGTCAGGTCTGACTGTCGAAGTTCCTTGCTTTGAACTGCCGTCGTGGAAGGTGGGGTAATGGTTTCGTTATGGATATCCTCGACCGCTTTGCGCCCATCATCCCTGCAATTGCTCCAGCCGGTTTCGAAATGACTGAACTCGCACCCTGGGTACTGTTCCTTCAGGTGCAAGCCTTAGGGCGCTGACAGACAAGATTCCGGGCTGAGGAGGAAATATGGTTTCGATGGACGTGTGCGGAGGCGAAGGTTCTCGCTGCCAGCGTCCATCAAAAAACAAACCAAAAGGGGAAACTCGATGAGTATAGATTTCAACCTGAATGCGGACCAGATTGCCCTTCGCGATGGCGCGCGTGCCTTTGCCAACACAGTCCTGAAGGACGTTCGCAAGACAATCGCCCAATATTCTCGACCGGATGAACGCTTCTATGCAATCAAGCCATTCTTTGAACAGGGCGTTCATGCTGGCTTTGTCAACGCTCTCCTTCCTAAGGAAGCGGGCGGCTCAGAAATTCCCACTCTTGATTTTGCACTTGTGGCGGAAGAGCTAACGTCAGTCGATGTTAACATTCCATCTGCACTTTTGGGCAGCGGCCTTTGCATCAAGCCGGTTGCGATGTTCGGAACCAAAGAGCAGAAAAAGCGATTGCTGTCGGATTTTGCCGAGGATGGAACGCGCCTGGGAGCGCTGGCGTTCACGGAGGTTACGGGTGGCGCCAATTTCGATTCTCCCGATCCCCGTTTCGGTGTTAAGACGTCCGCTACCCTGGAAGGTGATGAGTGGGTGATCAACGGCGAAAAGCATTACACCACCAATGGTACCGGCTGGGACGGCAATAATTGCCACCTTTATGCCGTCGTTTGCAGAACCGATCTGACCCGGAACGCCGAGGAATCACTTGCAGTCATCATGGTTCCGGGCAGCACGCCCGGCGTTCGGGTTACGGGGCTCCTCGATACGGTCGGCCACCGGGCAACGATTTCTCCGCGGATGACCTTTGAGAATGTACGTGTGCCGGCAAACAACATTCTGGGAGAGCCGGGCGACGGAATCAAAATCGTTTCCACGAATTTCGCCTGGACCGCCGCGCTGATCGGTGCGGCCTGTGTTGGTGTCATGCGTGCCGCCTACGACTATGCCCTGCAATATGCGCGTGCCGACTCCCGCTCCGGGCCACATCCAATCATTGAATATCCGACGGTCGGCTATATGCTTGCTGACATGAAGATGAAGATCGAGGCCTGCCGTTACATGACGTGGAAGGCGTGCCATCAATACGACCAGTCCAAAGGTACGGAGCATGAACTGGCAGTGATGACAAAGGTCTTCTGCTCGGAAACATGCGTAGACGTCGTCTATGATGCCATGCGGGTTGTTGGCGTAGACAGTTATACTGATATGCATCCGCTCGCAGAACTGATGAACGATGCGATGTGCTTCCCGCTTTATGACGGCGGCAACATGGGAGCTCGCCGACGCAATCTGCACAGCATCATCAAGAGTTCTTCCTACAGTTCTCTGACGGCGCCTTACGCGACATTTGCCTGAACGATAATCAAGCCTAGCGCAGCTTTGCCGCACAGCGGCAGAGCTGCGGTTTTGTTGCGGTCATTGCCTGTAATCGCGGGGGGCAACGCCGAAACGTCGCCGGAAGGCTCTGCTGA is part of the Agrobacterium vitis genome and harbors:
- a CDS encoding EAL domain-containing protein, which encodes MPVFKFSKLVRELLTVRSDNPDLLKAQYRAFSSQMPMMYFILLSSSWALAITHFQSSPLYLTVGMPLLFTCLGGLRMVFWLRNRSVEPTAEMAHAAMTCANRLAIVIAITFAVWCYMLLPYGDEYERSYVSFYMAITVMSCIFCLMYLRSAAVIVTIIVSISFIIFFISLEKLICIAVAVNIILVCAGIISVLLTNYRNFEQMVLSQHRAEALSNENLRLAHVDSLTELPNRRAFFSYLEFELTKASTVGSRVALGLIDLDGFKPINDLYGHSTGDRLLVEVGKRLLDLPEGHKIFRLGGDEFAVIATNSLDDEQFLSAANALIERLHHPFHMAEATVQISASMGIAIYPDLTLTPDRLLDQADYALYHAKNTRRGSAVLFNACHERQININASIEQTLKQADISHEMSVVYQPIIDITQGKPVGFEALARWESPTLGCVSPAEFFPIAERAGIVGLLTRPLLRKALDAASQWDRDLRLSFNLSAYDLNSSESATLLIDIIENGKFDAGRIDFEITETAFTHDFTQVKRSIEMLRSRGCGISLDDFGIGYSSLTRLHSLPLTKIKIDRSFVVGLDKTPASYKIVKSVLALSQDMGLECVVEGIETHDELAALQKLGGILVQGYICSPPLRESDVAEFIARTADTSAFQASGVFNF
- a CDS encoding acyl-CoA dehydrogenase family protein is translated as MSIDFNLNADQIALRDGARAFANTVLKDVRKTIAQYSRPDERFYAIKPFFEQGVHAGFVNALLPKEAGGSEIPTLDFALVAEELTSVDVNIPSALLGSGLCIKPVAMFGTKEQKKRLLSDFAEDGTRLGALAFTEVTGGANFDSPDPRFGVKTSATLEGDEWVINGEKHYTTNGTGWDGNNCHLYAVVCRTDLTRNAEESLAVIMVPGSTPGVRVTGLLDTVGHRATISPRMTFENVRVPANNILGEPGDGIKIVSTNFAWTAALIGAACVGVMRAAYDYALQYARADSRSGPHPIIEYPTVGYMLADMKMKIEACRYMTWKACHQYDQSKGTEHELAVMTKVFCSETCVDVVYDAMRVVGVDSYTDMHPLAELMNDAMCFPLYDGGNMGARRRNLHSIIKSSSYSSLTAPYATFA
- a CDS encoding PAS domain-containing methyl-accepting chemotaxis protein — protein: MGLLSIVFGSDIKAIFDAINRSQGVIEFDIQGNILDANDNFCKTLGYAKSDIIGKHHRIFLDPEEVKTKAYADFWAKLVSGQFDQRQYKRFTKSGDPIWIEASYNPVFRGGKPYKIVKIATDITASTNKAMDGDGKMEALLRSQAVIEFTPTGQILTANENFCKAMNYDLSEIIGKNHSMFCEQAYIASPDYKEFWRKLGADEFQSDEFLRIGKGGKKVYIQATYNPITDEKGKVVKVVKFAIDVTGRVNAIAAIGAGLERLSDCNIRMTIDEPFIPTFEHLRKDFNMSIGKFQETLAQVLAETAAVSANSHDMLKGSTSLAKRSEQQAAALEQTSAALEEITATVRESSARSKDTRNLVRDARQAATESVKVVNFTVAAMSRIEGASKEISNIITVIDEIAFQTNLLALNAGVEAARAGESGKGFAVVAQEVRELAQRSAKAAKEISELIAKSTNEVKDGVRLVGETGSALNRIESFVQSIDVNIEAISTAASEQSTSLTEISTAVNALDQMTQQNAGMVSGMNAISEALSSGAAKLSELANRFQLNRRSAIREPGSSAAMRDNDRPESNRSAA